In Romboutsia lituseburensis, a genomic segment contains:
- a CDS encoding DnaD domain protein, with translation MALFRHVRTAFWRDEKVLEEMTPEDKLFFLYLLTNGNTTQIGVYKLPKKQMAFELGYSIESVNTFVDRFENYYKVIRYNPTTREVAIKKWGKYNLIKGGKPILDCVKKEVREVKDKTLLAYVADDISKEDIKIEFEKYIDDTYNDSLDSKLTIRGQKEKEKENKKEEEKENEDVAYSMSVSKFKKLYEENVGLINGIVAQWLIELNENIDYELFKKAIEIATDRGKCNKGYINGILNQWSDNNIKSYSDLMAYEKNKQNRGDRYGANSNKYRKNELTSWCEDEDEELYRKPTYDEIAAVEREFGEFRNKC, from the coding sequence ATGGCTTTATTTAGACATGTTAGAACAGCGTTTTGGAGAGATGAAAAGGTGTTAGAAGAGATGACTCCTGAGGATAAGTTATTCTTTTTATATCTTTTAACAAATGGGAATACGACTCAAATAGGAGTGTATAAGTTACCTAAAAAGCAAATGGCTTTTGAGTTGGGTTATTCAATAGAAAGTGTAAATACTTTTGTAGATAGATTTGAAAACTATTATAAAGTTATAAGGTATAATCCAACAACACGTGAAGTTGCTATTAAAAAGTGGGGTAAGTATAACTTAATTAAAGGTGGTAAGCCAATTTTAGATTGTGTAAAAAAAGAGGTAAGAGAAGTAAAGGATAAAACATTACTAGCTTATGTAGCTGATGATATATCTAAAGAAGATATAAAAATAGAGTTTGAAAAGTATATAGACGATACGTATAACGATTCGTTGGATAGTAAGCTTACGATACGTGGACAAAAAGAAAAAGAAAAAGAAAATAAAAAAGAAGAAGAAAAAGAAAATGAAGACGTGGCGTATTCTATGTCTGTAAGTAAGTTTAAAAAACTATATGAAGAAAATGTAGGTCTTATAAATGGAATTGTAGCTCAGTGGTTAATAGAACTTAATGAGAATATAGATTATGAATTATTTAAAAAAGCTATAGAAATAGCTACAGATAGAGGTAAATGTAATAAGGGGTATATAAACGGAATTTTAAATCAATGGAGTGACAATAACATTAAAAGCTATAGTGATCTAATGGCTTATGAAAAAAATAAACAAAACAGGGGAGATAGATATGGAGCAAATAGCAACAAGTATAGAAAAAATGAACTTACCTCATGGTGTGAAGATGAGGATGAAGAACTTTATAGAAAGCCAACATATGATGAAATCGCAGCAGTGGAAAGGGAATTTGGAGAATTTAGAAACAAATGTTAG
- a CDS encoding recombinase RecT, whose translation MSKLKEALKNQEDKGQGITVNPSYAMQQLMIKMKNDIDLALPKNLSSERFQKVSMSAFNNNEKLQNCEPTTFIAAMMQSAQLGLEPNTPLGQAYLIPHNLNGVDKVQFQVGYKGLLQLAHRSGKLKTLYAHEVKENDEFEIDYGLEQKLIHKPLLKGNRGDIIGYYAVYHLEPSGYSFEFMTYDEVLDHGKKYSKNFEGGIWEKDFDSMAKKTVIKKLLKYAPLSIEMQKAVAFDESVKSSIDSDMLLVESIDYDKMPLGREI comes from the coding sequence ATGAGTAAATTAAAAGAAGCATTAAAAAATCAAGAAGACAAAGGACAAGGTATAACAGTAAATCCAAGTTATGCTATGCAGCAATTAATGATAAAAATGAAAAATGATATAGATTTAGCACTTCCTAAAAATCTAAGTAGTGAAAGATTTCAAAAGGTATCAATGTCAGCATTTAATAATAATGAGAAACTTCAAAATTGTGAGCCTACGACATTTATTGCAGCTATGATGCAAAGTGCTCAGCTAGGATTAGAGCCAAATACACCTCTAGGACAAGCCTATTTAATACCACATAATTTAAATGGAGTAGATAAAGTGCAATTTCAAGTAGGATATAAAGGCCTTTTACAATTAGCACATAGAAGTGGAAAGCTAAAAACTTTATATGCTCATGAAGTTAAAGAAAATGATGAATTTGAAATAGATTATGGACTAGAGCAAAAGCTTATTCATAAGCCCTTACTTAAAGGAAATAGAGGGGATATTATTGGATATTACGCAGTTTATCATCTAGAACCTAGTGGATATAGTTTTGAATTTATGACTTATGATGAAGTACTTGATCATGGTAAAAAGTACTCTAAAAACTTTGAAGGTGGTATATGGGAAAAAGATTTTGATTCAATGGCGAAAAAAACTGTTATTAAGAAACTTTTAAAATATGCACCACTTAGTATTGAAATGCAAAAGGCTGTAGCTTTTGATGAAAGTGTTAAATCTAGTATTGATAGTGACATGCTGTTAGTTGAATCTATAGATTATGATAAAATGCCGCTTGGTAGGGAAATATAA